The Ranitomeya imitator isolate aRanImi1 chromosome 3, aRanImi1.pri, whole genome shotgun sequence genome has a window encoding:
- the LOC138670893 gene encoding thiol S-methyltransferase TMT1A-like has product MSVIILVLQFIAAVIMLPLHILNYLGIWDSVMKKYFPHFISRFCESYNRTMDDQKRKLFSNISDFSGPSKELRLLEVGCGSGANFKYYPSGCKVTCLDINPNFEKFLSKNQAKNDHLIYERFVVASADNMTSIVDGSMDVVVCTLLACSVPNIPAVVKEVKRVLRTGGVFYFIEHVADIDESTWISFFQKVLNPSWKLIFDGCSVRKTTWKDLENAKFSELNLRHITAPVSLTLVKPHIIGYAVK; this is encoded by the exons ATGTCTGTGATCATACTTGTATTGCAGTTTATAGCGGCTGTCATCATGCTGCCTCTGCACATCCTTAATTATCTTGGCATTTGGGACTCGGTTATGAAGAAATACTTTCCTCATTTTATAAGTAGGTTCTGCGAATCATACAACAGAACGATGGATGATCAGAAAAGAAAACTTTTTAGCAATATCTCCGACTTTTCGGGTCCCTCCAAAGAGCTCCGGCTCCTAGAGGTTGGTTGTGGCTCAGGTGCCAACTTCAAGTATTATCCCAGCGGCTGCAAAGTGACCTGTCTGGATATCAACCCAAATTTCGAAAAGTTCCTAAGCAAAAACCAAGCAAAAAATGACCATCTTATATATGAGCGCTTTGTGGTAGCTTCTGCTGACAACATGACGTCTATTGTAGATGGTTCTATGGATGTCGTTGTGTGCACCTTGCTGGCTTGTTCCGTGCCAAATATTCCAGCCGTAGTGAAAGAGGTCAAGAGGGTTCTCAGGACG GGTGGAGTTTTCTACTTCATTGAGCACGTGGCCGACATAGATGAATCCACTTGGATTAGTTTTTTTCAGAAAGTGTTGAATCCATCCTGGAAATTGATTTTTGATGGATGTAGCGTAAGAAAGACCACATGGAAAGACCTGGAGAATGCTAAATTCTCAGAGTTGAACCTGCGTCACATAACAGCCCCCGTATCTCTGACTCTTGTTAAGCCTCATATTATTGGCTATGCTGTGAAATAA